A genomic stretch from Theobroma cacao cultivar B97-61/B2 chromosome 4, Criollo_cocoa_genome_V2, whole genome shotgun sequence includes:
- the LOC18602545 gene encoding flavonoid 3',5'-methyltransferase isoform X1 — MDLKQDIFQEFRSMADTPMKMILRTEALRKYIYETSAYPKEHEQLKELRETTVEKYQKRSFMSTPVDEAQFLSMLVKIMNAKKTMEIGVFTGYSLLTTALALPQDGKILAIDRDKEAYEFGLPYIKKAGIEHKINFVASDAISALNDLVNSGEEGTFDFIFVDALKSEYLKYHELTMKFVKIGGVIAYDNTLWSGSVAQAEDQVEMPGIRSFRKFVIEFNSFIAADPRVESSLLSIGDGVTLCRRLY; from the exons ATGGATCTAAAGCAAG ACATTTTCCAAGAGTTTCGAAGCATGGCAGATACCCCTATGAAGATGATCCTCAGAACCGAGGCCCTTCGAAAG TATATTTATGAGACAAGTGCTTATCCCAAAGAGCACGAGCAACTAAAGGAATTAAGAGAGACCACTGTGGAGAAGTATCAAAAGAG GAGCTTCATGAGTACGCCTGTTGATGAAGCACAGTTCCTCTCTATGCTTGTAAAGATCATGAATGCCAAGAAAACCATGGAAATTGGAGTTTTCACAGGTTATTCCCTTCTTACTACTGCCCTGGCATTGCCTCAGGATGGCAAG ATATTAGCAATTGATCGTGATAAAGAAGCTTATGAGTTTGGATTACCGTATATTAAGAAAGCTGGAATAGAGCACAAGATTAACTTCGTTGCATCAGATGCCATTTCAGCTCTAAATGACCTTGTTAACAGC GGTGAAGAAGGGACATTCGATTTCATATTTGTAGACGCTTTGAAGAGCGAATACCTGAAATATCATGAGCTGACGATGAAATTTGTCAAGATCGGAGGAGTTATAGCTTATGATAACACTTTATGGAGTGGATCGGTTGCACAAGCTGAGGACCAAGTGGAGATGCCAGGTATTAGATCATTTAGAAAATTCGTGATCGAATTCAATAGCTTTATCGCGGCTGATCCTCGAGTTGAATCATCTCTCCTTTCAATTGGTGATGGCGTCACTCTTTGCAGGCGTCTCTATTAG
- the LOC18602546 gene encoding uncharacterized protein LOC18602546, with protein sequence MRAPSLLAQCLPGLVPQDRGSQSVSTVSERDVHLPSPAVEILPSKTAHPYKYAGDNVDLQGLNVFKGRVSVADIIGFTGSELISSKPEGFLKSWDSSIDLVNVLKHEIRDGQLSFRGKRVLELGCGYGLPGIFACLKGACTVHFQDLSAETIRCTTIPNVLANLEQARDRQSRQPESPLTPSRQTLAPTVHFYAGDWEELPTVLSVVRNDVSEVTTGMSLSFSEEDFMDGCSSQDGSIIAQEISSRRSRKLSGSRAWERASEIDQGEGGYDVILMTEIPYSVSSLKKLYALIKKCLRPPYGVLYLATKKNYVGFNNAARHLRSLVDEEGIFGAHLIKEVADRDIWKFFLK encoded by the exons ATGCGTGCACCATCACTGCTTGCACAATGCTTGCCAGGCTTGGTGCCCCAAGATCGAGGAAGCCAAAGCGTGTCCACTGTATCAGAGAGAGATGTCCATCTCCCTTCACCAGCTGTGGAGATTCTCCCTTCAAAG ACAGCTCATCCTTATAAGTATGCTGGGGATAATGTAGACTTGCAAGGGCTCAATGTGTTCAAG GGAAGGGTTAGCGTTGCTGATATTATTGGTTTCACCGGTTCCGAACTGATATCCTCAAAACCTGAAG gGTTTCTGAAATCTTGGGACAGCTCTATCGATCTTGTTAACGTCCTTAAGCATGAGATTCGTGATGGACAGTTGAGCTTTAGAGGGAAAAGGGTGCTTGAG CTGGGTTGTGGCTATGGACTTCCTGGGATTTTTGCTTGTCTGAAG GGTGCTTGTACAGTGCACTTTCAAGACCTCAGTGCAGAAACTATTAGATGTACTACCATACCAAATGTTCTTGCAAACCTTGAGCAAGCTCGGGACAGGCAGAGTCGACAGCCTGAGAGTCCTTTGACTCCATCCAGACAAACACTTGCCCCAACAGTGCACTTCTATGCTGGGGATTGGGAAGAACTCCCCACTGTATTGTCTGTTGTTCGGAATGATGTGTCTGAAGTGACTACAGGAATGAGCTTGAGCTTCTCCGAGGAGGATTTCATGGATGGATGCAGTAGCCAAGATGGTAGCATCATAGCACAGGAAATTTCCTCAAGGAGATCAAGAAAGCTTTCAGGAAGCCGGGCATGGGAAAGAGCTAGTGAGATAGATCAGGGAGAAGGTGGTTATGATGTTATTTTAATGACAGAAATTCCATACTCAGTTTCCTCTTTGAAGAAGTTATATGCACTAATTAAGAAG TGTCTGAGGCCTCCGTATGGAGTATTATACTTGGCAACAAAGAAGAATTATGTTGGCTTCAACAATGCAGCACGGCACCTCAGAAGTCTAGTCGATGAAGAAGGCATATTTGGAGCCCATTTAATTAAAGAGG
- the LOC18602545 gene encoding flavonoid 3',5'-methyltransferase isoform X2: MDLKQDIFQEFRSMADTPMKMILRTEALRKYIYETSAYPKEHEQLKELRETTVEKYQKRSFMSTPVDEAQFLSMLVKIMNAKKTMEIGVFTGYSLLTTALALPQDGKILAIDRDKEAYEFGLPYIKKAGIEHKINFVASDAISALNDLVNSGEEGTFDFIFVDALKSEYLKYHELTMKFVKIGGVIAYDNTLWSGSVAQAEDQVEMPGVSISELLNLFQELRIVLLPDESE, from the exons ATGGATCTAAAGCAAG ACATTTTCCAAGAGTTTCGAAGCATGGCAGATACCCCTATGAAGATGATCCTCAGAACCGAGGCCCTTCGAAAG TATATTTATGAGACAAGTGCTTATCCCAAAGAGCACGAGCAACTAAAGGAATTAAGAGAGACCACTGTGGAGAAGTATCAAAAGAG GAGCTTCATGAGTACGCCTGTTGATGAAGCACAGTTCCTCTCTATGCTTGTAAAGATCATGAATGCCAAGAAAACCATGGAAATTGGAGTTTTCACAGGTTATTCCCTTCTTACTACTGCCCTGGCATTGCCTCAGGATGGCAAG ATATTAGCAATTGATCGTGATAAAGAAGCTTATGAGTTTGGATTACCGTATATTAAGAAAGCTGGAATAGAGCACAAGATTAACTTCGTTGCATCAGATGCCATTTCAGCTCTAAATGACCTTGTTAACAGC GGTGAAGAAGGGACATTCGATTTCATATTTGTAGACGCTTTGAAGAGCGAATACCTGAAATATCATGAGCTGACGATGAAATTTGTCAAGATCGGAGGAGTTATAGCTTATGATAACACTTTATGGAGTGGATCGGTTGCACAAGCTGAGGACCAAGTGGAGATGCCAG GCGTCTCTATTAGCGAACTGCTCAATCTCTTCCAAGAGTTAAGGATTGTTTTGTTGCCTGATGAGTCTGAGTAA